A window from Streptomyces sp. NBC_00271 encodes these proteins:
- a CDS encoding 5-(carboxyamino)imidazole ribonucleotide synthase, with the protein MTFPVVGMVGGGQLARMTHEAGIPLGIKFKLLSDTPQDSAAQVVGDVVIGDYRDLDTLREFARGCDVITFDHEHVPTEHLRALEADGIPVRPGPDALVHAQDKGVMRAKLDEIGVPCPRHRIVTDVEDVAAFAAEGLAEGAEGDGFPIILKTVRGGYDGKGVWFVRSIEDAAEPFRAGVPVLAEEKVDFVRELAANVVRSPHGQAVAYPVVESQQVNGVCDTVIAPAPGIPDELALQAEELALRIAKELGVVGHLAVELFETPDGRILVNELAMRPHNSGHWTQDGAITSQFANHVRAVLDLPLGDPRPRAKWTVMVNVLGGDYPDMYSAYLHCMARDPQLKIHMYGKDVKPGRKVGHVNTYGEDLDDVLERARHAAGYLRGTITE; encoded by the coding sequence GTGACGTTCCCGGTAGTCGGCATGGTCGGCGGGGGCCAGCTCGCTCGTATGACACACGAGGCGGGCATCCCGCTCGGCATCAAGTTCAAGCTCCTCAGTGACACCCCTCAGGATTCCGCGGCGCAGGTCGTCGGCGATGTCGTCATCGGCGACTACCGCGACCTCGACACGCTGCGTGAGTTCGCGCGGGGCTGCGATGTGATCACCTTCGATCACGAACACGTACCCACCGAGCATCTGCGTGCCCTGGAGGCGGACGGCATCCCCGTCCGCCCCGGCCCGGACGCGCTCGTGCACGCCCAGGACAAGGGCGTGATGCGCGCGAAGCTCGACGAGATCGGCGTGCCGTGCCCACGGCACCGGATCGTGACCGACGTCGAGGACGTCGCCGCGTTCGCGGCGGAGGGCCTCGCCGAAGGGGCCGAGGGCGATGGTTTCCCGATCATCCTCAAGACGGTCCGCGGCGGCTACGACGGCAAGGGCGTCTGGTTCGTCCGGTCGATCGAGGACGCGGCCGAGCCCTTCCGGGCCGGCGTGCCCGTCCTCGCCGAAGAGAAGGTCGACTTCGTACGGGAACTCGCGGCGAACGTCGTCCGCTCCCCGCACGGCCAGGCGGTCGCGTACCCCGTGGTCGAGTCCCAGCAGGTCAACGGGGTCTGCGACACGGTGATCGCCCCCGCGCCCGGCATACCGGACGAGCTGGCCCTGCAGGCCGAGGAGCTCGCGCTGCGCATCGCCAAGGAACTCGGTGTCGTCGGTCACCTGGCCGTCGAGCTCTTCGAGACCCCCGACGGCCGCATCCTGGTCAACGAACTGGCCATGCGCCCGCACAACTCGGGCCACTGGACCCAGGACGGCGCGATCACCTCACAGTTCGCCAACCACGTCCGCGCGGTCCTGGACCTCCCCCTCGGCGACCCGCGCCCGCGCGCCAAGTGGACGGTCATGGTCAACGTCCTGGGCGGCGACTACCCGGACATGTACTCCGCGTACCTGCACTGCATGGCCCGCGACCCCCAGCTGAAGATCCACATGTACGGCAAGGACGTGAAGCCCGGCCGCAAGGTCGGCCACGTCAACACCTACGGCGAGGACCTGGACGACGTCCTCGAGCGCGCCCGCCACGCAGCCGGTTACCTGAGAGGCACGATCACCGAATGA